In Hoeflea ulvae, one genomic interval encodes:
- a CDS encoding SGNH/GDSL hydrolase family protein, with amino-acid sequence MNTFLSGPVSWLLAPLALIKGLGVRRLAPRLPPPSGRPRGQVGDGPAQLRLLVLGDSSAAGVGAERIEDTLGPQIAACLNAATGKPVSWRNAGANSAIAAQIRDHVVPNIEDRDYTHVVLAVGTNDAKNFVTRSAFKKGFGGLLYAAHARWPDARIYWSPVVDMNHVPALPASLAYVLGLRAGIINTMGIQLCRERYATAAAPLQIEGPEGFAADGFHANALGYRHWAAHLARFIADAEPAPSSSQKPG; translated from the coding sequence ATGAACACTTTCCTGTCCGGTCCGGTCAGTTGGCTGCTTGCCCCGCTGGCCCTCATCAAGGGCCTCGGCGTGCGCAGGCTTGCGCCGCGGCTGCCGCCCCCGAGTGGCCGTCCCCGAGGCCAGGTCGGCGACGGGCCCGCGCAACTGCGCCTGCTGGTGCTGGGCGATTCGTCAGCCGCCGGGGTCGGAGCCGAGCGGATCGAGGATACTTTGGGGCCGCAGATCGCCGCATGTCTGAACGCCGCCACCGGCAAGCCGGTGTCCTGGCGCAACGCCGGCGCAAATTCCGCCATTGCCGCCCAGATCCGCGACCATGTGGTTCCCAATATCGAGGACCGCGACTACACCCATGTGGTGCTGGCAGTCGGCACCAATGACGCCAAGAATTTCGTCACCCGTTCGGCGTTCAAGAAGGGATTTGGCGGCCTGCTCTACGCTGCCCACGCCCGCTGGCCTGACGCGCGGATCTACTGGTCACCGGTTGTCGACATGAACCATGTCCCGGCCCTGCCGGCCTCGCTGGCCTACGTGCTCGGGCTGCGCGCCGGCATCATCAACACCATGGGCATCCAGCTTTGCCGCGAGCGCTACGCCACGGCCGCCGCTCCCCTTCAGATCGAGGGCCCCGAAGGCTTTGCCGCCGACGGTTTTCATGCCAATGCGCTGGGCTACCGGCACTGGGCCGCCCATCTGGCGCGGTTCATTGCGGACGCAGAACCAGCGCCATCATCATCGCAAAAACCAGGATAA
- a CDS encoding MFS transporter — translation MHRNLLPVLSLLLGSAFLLAGNGLHGLLLPMRGTEEGFSPTSLGLLGTAWASGFVLGCIYSQRLVRRIGHVRAFSAFAAMIAIIALLTGLLVDPVSWILLRVITGFSLAASFMIIESWLNERATNETRGLIFSLYMTVNYVAIVVGQMSIALGDVSQSTFFMIAGILYCLALLPTAVSTASSPAPLKEVKLDLPMIFRNSPVSFVAMLMIGVANGAFGTLAPVFGANVGLTTIIVATMMSITIFSGAVMQIPAGRMSDRMDRRYVLAGLSAIAGISGLAITMVKPSSIAVLFGLISLYGAMSYTLYSIIVAHANDYAASDQFVTVSGGLLLLYGIGTIVGPLLGGLVMAYDPYMLFAVTAAAHIAVAIYALYRSRMRAAIPVEDRDNFSSTPLARSATPESITLDPRASAADE, via the coding sequence ATGCACCGCAATCTACTTCCAGTCCTTTCCTTGCTTTTGGGGTCGGCTTTTCTGCTGGCCGGCAACGGCCTGCACGGCCTGCTGCTGCCCATGCGCGGAACCGAAGAAGGCTTCTCGCCCACATCGCTGGGTCTGCTCGGCACCGCCTGGGCGTCAGGCTTCGTCCTTGGCTGCATCTATTCGCAGCGGCTGGTGCGGCGCATTGGCCATGTCCGGGCATTTTCGGCCTTTGCCGCGATGATTGCCATCATTGCGCTTCTGACCGGACTGCTGGTTGACCCGGTAAGCTGGATCCTGCTGCGCGTGATCACCGGCTTCTCGCTCGCCGCCTCCTTCATGATCATCGAAAGCTGGCTCAATGAGCGTGCGACCAACGAGACCCGCGGCCTGATCTTCTCGCTCTACATGACCGTCAATTACGTCGCCATCGTCGTCGGGCAGATGAGCATTGCCCTGGGCGACGTTTCTCAATCCACCTTCTTCATGATTGCCGGCATTCTCTATTGCCTGGCGCTGTTGCCGACAGCGGTGTCCACCGCATCGAGCCCGGCTCCGCTCAAGGAGGTCAAGCTCGACCTTCCGATGATCTTCCGCAATTCGCCGGTTTCCTTCGTGGCCATGCTGATGATCGGCGTCGCCAATGGCGCATTCGGCACGCTGGCGCCGGTGTTCGGCGCCAATGTCGGCCTGACCACCATCATCGTCGCCACCATGATGTCGATCACCATCTTCTCGGGCGCCGTCATGCAGATCCCGGCCGGCCGCATGTCCGACCGCATGGACAGGCGCTACGTGCTTGCAGGGCTTTCTGCAATCGCCGGGATATCCGGACTGGCCATCACCATGGTCAAGCCATCCAGCATCGCCGTGCTGTTCGGTCTGATCTCGCTCTATGGCGCGATGTCCTACACGCTCTATTCGATCATCGTCGCGCATGCCAATGACTATGCCGCAAGCGACCAGTTCGTCACCGTGTCGGGCGGGCTGCTGCTGCTGTATGGCATCGGCACCATTGTCGGGCCGCTTCTGGGCGGCCTGGTCATGGCCTATGATCCGTATATGCTGTTTGCAGTGACCGCTGCGGCCCATATCGCGGTGGCGATCTATGCTCTGTACCGCTCCCGCATGCGCGCGGCGATTCCGGTCGAGGACCGCGACAACTTCTCGTCGACGCCTCTGGCGCGCTCCGCCACGCCGGAATCGATCACGCTCGATCCCCGCGCCTCCGCGGCCGACGAATAG
- a CDS encoding NAD(P)H-quinone oxidoreductase, with protein sequence MRAIEISRPGGPDVLSLTERDKPVQGETELLVKVMAAGVNRPDCLQRQGVYPPPPGASDIPGLEIAGEVVAVGAAVSHFKIGDQVCGLVPGGGYAEFCTVDETNALPAPNSLTVSEAAAIPETFFTVWHNVFQRGGLKKGETFLVHGGTSGIGTTAIQLAKAFGARVLATAGSETKCAAMLDLGADVAINYRDTDFVEEVKQATDGKGVDLILDMVGGDYINRNYQAAAIEGRIVQIAFLNGRKAEADFALLMMKRLTHTGSTLRARDIGFKAVIAAELRQHVWPLLGERKVLPVMDSIFPLDQASAAHQRMEDGDHIGKIVLDVS encoded by the coding sequence ATGCGTGCAATCGAAATTTCTCGACCCGGCGGTCCTGATGTCCTCAGCCTGACCGAGCGCGACAAGCCGGTCCAGGGCGAGACCGAACTGCTGGTCAAGGTCATGGCAGCCGGCGTCAACCGGCCCGATTGCCTGCAGCGGCAAGGCGTATATCCGCCGCCGCCGGGTGCGTCCGACATTCCCGGCCTCGAGATTGCCGGTGAAGTCGTGGCAGTCGGCGCGGCAGTCAGCCATTTCAAGATCGGCGATCAGGTCTGCGGCCTGGTGCCCGGCGGCGGCTATGCCGAGTTCTGCACCGTGGATGAAACCAATGCCTTGCCGGCGCCCAACAGCCTGACTGTGTCGGAAGCGGCGGCGATCCCCGAGACATTTTTCACCGTCTGGCACAATGTGTTTCAGCGCGGCGGCCTGAAGAAGGGCGAAACATTCCTGGTTCACGGCGGTACCTCCGGAATTGGTACAACCGCCATTCAGCTCGCCAAGGCATTTGGCGCCCGGGTGCTGGCCACGGCCGGTTCCGAGACCAAATGCGCAGCAATGCTCGATCTCGGCGCCGATGTGGCGATCAACTACCGCGACACGGATTTTGTCGAGGAGGTCAAGCAGGCAACCGACGGCAAGGGTGTCGACCTGATTCTCGACATGGTCGGCGGCGACTACATCAACCGCAACTACCAGGCAGCCGCGATCGAGGGCCGGATTGTCCAGATCGCCTTTCTGAACGGCCGCAAGGCCGAAGCCGATTTCGCGCTGTTGATGATGAAGCGGCTGACCCATACCGGATCCACGCTGCGAGCGCGCGACATCGGTTTCAAGGCGGTCATTGCTGCGGAGCTGCGCCAGCATGTCTGGCCGTTGCTGGGCGAGCGCAAGGTGTTGCCGGTGATGGATTCGATCTTCCCGCTGGACCAGGCATCAGCGGCGCATCAGCGGATGGAAGACGGCGATCACATCGGCAAGATCGTGCTCGACGTGAGCTGA
- a CDS encoding DUF1192 domain-containing protein produces MFADDDRPKPKKLHELGCDLTYLSAGELEERITLLKQEIARLEADKASKTSSRSVAEGLFKSK; encoded by the coding sequence ATGTTTGCAGATGACGACCGCCCGAAACCGAAAAAGCTTCACGAGCTCGGATGCGACCTGACCTACCTTTCAGCCGGTGAGCTGGAAGAGCGAATCACCTTGCTGAAGCAGGAAATCGCGCGTCTTGAAGCAGACAAGGCCTCGAAAACGTCCAGCCGCAGCGTTGCAGAGGGTTTATTCAAGTCAAAATAG
- a CDS encoding DUF1465 family protein produces the protein MSETSRNTVNLADRMANSAQFKALYAEGMGLVEETANYLDGPGRAASKGLPRMAGVLYAAESMRLTTRLMQMASWLLLQRAVNNGEMNRDQVLAEKSKVRLDSFNCDRTAQGWNDLPETFRDLVERSLRIQSRVAMLDREIYRPEEAAALKPDNENSVQAQQHLLQTVFSKR, from the coding sequence ATGTCTGAAACCAGCCGTAACACAGTCAATCTCGCGGATCGCATGGCCAATTCAGCCCAGTTCAAGGCGCTTTATGCCGAAGGCATGGGACTGGTTGAGGAAACCGCGAATTATCTTGATGGCCCTGGCCGTGCGGCATCAAAAGGCCTGCCACGGATGGCCGGTGTTCTCTATGCGGCGGAGTCGATGCGCCTGACCACACGCCTGATGCAGATGGCTTCCTGGCTGCTTCTGCAGCGCGCAGTCAACAATGGCGAAATGAACCGTGACCAGGTGCTGGCCGAAAAAAGCAAGGTCCGTCTCGACAGCTTCAATTGCGACCGAACGGCCCAGGGCTGGAACGATTTGCCTGAAACCTTCCGCGATCTGGTGGAGCGCTCGCTGCGCATCCAGAGCCGCGTCGCCATGCTCGACCGCGAGATCTACCGTCCGGAGGAAGCCGCAGCACTGAAGCCGGACAACGAAAACTCGGTCCAGGCCCAGCAGCATCTGTTGCAGACGGTGTTCAGCAAACGCTGA
- the rpmE gene encoding 50S ribosomal protein L31, translated as MKANIHPEYHMIKVVMTNGTEYMTKSTWGSEGDTMNLEIDPTSHPAWTGGNQQMLDRGGRLSKFKKRFEGLNL; from the coding sequence ATGAAGGCGAATATCCATCCCGAGTACCACATGATCAAGGTGGTCATGACCAACGGCACCGAGTACATGACCAAGTCCACTTGGGGTTCCGAAGGCGACACCATGAATCTTGAAATCGACCCGACCTCGCACCCGGCCTGGACCGGTGGCAACCAGCAGATGCTGGACCGTGGCGGCCGTCTTTCGAAGTTCAAGAAGCGCTTCGAAGGCCTCAACCTGTAA
- a CDS encoding ABC transporter transmembrane domain-containing protein, translating to MAEQTDTPKKASRSVRPLARLFPYVRRYPGLVIGSLVFLLLAAVTTLSLPMAVRRMIDNGFSAQDAGFINSYFSMLAAIAILLALASACRYYFVITLGERVVSDIRRDVFDHVTRLSAAFYDANRSGEIVSRLTADTTQIKSAVGATASLALRNTILCIGAGGMMFITSPQLSALVLGAIPLIVFPLVGFGRKVRKRSRDAQDRLADAMTFAGEAIGATRTVQAFNTEAAAQAGFSQAVEAAFTAARKSILARSILTGFAIAMAFGSVVAVLWYGAQSVLVGEMSPGTLGQFLLYSVFAAGSLGTLSEVWGELSQAAGSAERLSELLDEVPGIQAPASPAPMPSPPLGDIRFDNVRFAYPARPDTSALTGTSFHVRPGETVAVVGASGAGKSTLFSLILRFYDASAGLVLVDHVDVRKADPADVRARIAMVPQDVTIFAGSVGSNIAFGKPGASQAEIESAARSAQAHDFIMALDEGYETPVGERGITLSGGQRQRVAIARAILRDAPILLLDEATSALDAENETLVQKALEGLMQDRTTIVIAHRLATVLRADRILVMDKGQIVEEGTHSELVAKGGLYARLARLQFEHGAEALTLEAGPGPATIATQTA from the coding sequence GTGGCTGAACAAACCGACACCCCCAAAAAGGCCTCCCGGTCCGTCCGCCCACTCGCACGACTTTTCCCCTATGTCCGACGCTATCCGGGTCTGGTGATCGGTTCACTGGTCTTTCTGTTGCTGGCAGCCGTCACAACCCTGAGCCTGCCGATGGCAGTGCGCCGCATGATCGACAATGGCTTCTCCGCCCAGGACGCAGGTTTCATCAACAGCTATTTCTCCATGCTGGCAGCGATCGCCATCCTGCTCGCGCTGGCCTCGGCCTGCCGTTACTATTTCGTCATCACGCTGGGCGAGCGCGTGGTCTCCGATATCCGCCGCGATGTCTTCGATCACGTCACCCGCCTGTCCGCCGCATTCTATGACGCCAACCGCTCGGGCGAGATCGTCTCGCGGCTGACCGCCGACACCACCCAGATCAAGTCGGCCGTCGGCGCCACCGCATCGCTGGCCCTGCGCAACACAATTCTGTGCATCGGCGCCGGCGGCATGATGTTCATCACCTCGCCGCAGCTCTCGGCCCTGGTGCTCGGCGCCATCCCGCTCATCGTCTTTCCGCTGGTCGGCTTTGGCCGCAAGGTGCGCAAGCGCTCGCGGGACGCGCAGGACAGACTGGCTGACGCCATGACCTTTGCCGGCGAGGCCATCGGCGCGACCCGGACCGTGCAGGCCTTCAACACCGAAGCCGCCGCCCAGGCCGGGTTCAGCCAGGCCGTGGAGGCCGCCTTTACTGCCGCCCGCAAATCCATCCTGGCGCGCTCCATCCTCACCGGCTTTGCCATTGCCATGGCCTTTGGCTCCGTGGTGGCAGTGCTGTGGTACGGAGCCCAGTCGGTGCTGGTCGGCGAAATGTCGCCCGGCACCCTGGGCCAGTTCCTGCTCTATTCGGTCTTTGCCGCAGGCAGCCTCGGCACCCTGTCCGAGGTCTGGGGCGAACTCTCGCAGGCCGCCGGGTCCGCCGAACGGCTCAGCGAACTGCTCGACGAGGTTCCCGGCATCCAGGCGCCGGCCTCGCCCGCCCCCATGCCGAGCCCGCCATTGGGCGATATCCGCTTCGACAATGTGCGCTTCGCCTACCCTGCCCGGCCCGACACCTCGGCGCTCACCGGCACCAGCTTTCATGTCAGGCCCGGGGAAACCGTGGCCGTTGTCGGGGCTTCCGGCGCCGGCAAGTCGACCCTGTTTTCGCTGATCCTCCGGTTTTACGATGCAAGCGCGGGACTGGTGCTGGTCGATCACGTCGATGTCCGCAAGGCCGATCCCGCAGATGTGCGCGCCCGCATTGCCATGGTGCCGCAGGATGTAACGATCTTTGCCGGAAGCGTCGGCAGCAATATCGCCTTCGGCAAGCCCGGCGCCAGCCAGGCGGAGATCGAGTCGGCGGCCCGTTCGGCCCAGGCGCATGATTTCATCATGGCGCTGGATGAAGGATATGAAACCCCGGTCGGCGAGCGCGGCATCACACTGTCCGGCGGCCAGCGCCAGCGCGTGGCCATCGCCCGTGCTATTCTGCGCGACGCCCCGATCCTGCTGCTCGACGAAGCCACCTCGGCGCTCGATGCGGAAAACGAGACCCTGGTGCAAAAGGCGCTGGAAGGGCTGATGCAGGACCGCACCACCATCGTCATCGCACACCGGCTTGCCACCGTGCTGCGGGCTGACCGCATTCTGGTGATGGACAAGGGGCAGATCGTCGAGGAGGGCACCCATTCCGAACTGGTGGCCAAAGGCGGCCTCTATGCCCGTCTGGCCCGGCTGCAGTTCGAGCACGGTGCGGAAGCGCTGACTCTCGAAGCCGGACCGGGCCCTGCGACGATCGCGACGCAAACGGCGTAA
- a CDS encoding fatty acid desaturase, with protein MPDVARVLLLIPAITLHSSLQHEFLHGHPFRNQKTNDLLITPPIGVLVPYQRFKSCHLTHHINENITDPYDDPESYYLDRDVWVAIPGWLKALLVANNTLAGRMTLGPMLATVGFLRSENRRIRNGDRSILTVWLRHILAVALLFMLIARFGSLHPAAYFIAAYLGMGLLMVRSFIEHQAVEKANQRSVIIETSGPLSLLFLNNNYHSVHHAYPSLAWYRIPAFFRENRSRFLRMNGGYRFESYWEVFRRFGFRPKEPVAWPIQARRKRRSDAK; from the coding sequence ATGCCGGACGTTGCGCGCGTCCTGCTGCTGATCCCTGCCATTACGCTGCATTCATCGCTACAACATGAATTTTTACACGGTCATCCTTTCAGGAACCAGAAAACCAACGATCTCTTGATCACCCCGCCAATTGGAGTGCTTGTGCCTTATCAGCGCTTCAAATCCTGCCATCTCACCCATCACATCAACGAAAACATCACCGATCCCTATGACGATCCGGAGAGCTATTATCTCGACCGCGATGTCTGGGTGGCGATACCCGGCTGGCTCAAGGCCCTGCTGGTGGCCAACAACACGCTGGCCGGTCGCATGACGCTCGGGCCGATGCTCGCCACCGTCGGCTTCCTCCGCAGCGAAAACCGCCGCATCAGGAACGGCGATCGGTCCATCCTTACGGTATGGTTGCGTCATATCCTGGCAGTAGCCTTGCTGTTCATGCTGATCGCTCGATTTGGCAGTCTTCATCCCGCAGCCTATTTCATCGCCGCCTATTTAGGCATGGGGCTGTTGATGGTGCGCTCCTTCATCGAGCACCAGGCGGTCGAAAAGGCCAATCAGCGCTCGGTGATCATCGAAACCAGCGGCCCGTTGAGCCTGTTGTTTCTCAACAACAACTATCATTCGGTGCACCATGCCTATCCGTCGCTGGCCTGGTATCGCATCCCGGCATTCTTCCGGGAAAACCGCAGCCGGTTCCTGCGCATGAATGGCGGCTACCGTTTCGAGAGCTATTGGGAGGTGTTTCGCCGTTTCGGATTCCGCCCCAAGGAACCGGTGGCCTGGCCGATCCAAGCCAGGCGCAAACGCCGCAGTGATGCGAAATGA
- a CDS encoding phosphate/phosphite/phosphonate ABC transporter substrate-binding protein, giving the protein MSGAASLPMYDWPEIRDATDTLWTAIREQLLQRGIDAPVQLQRPADPEPLWTAPDLLLSQTCGYPYANRLRGRVMLLGTPAHAVTGARPGHYFSVLIAHRDRLPEHAGDLADRRLAFNMTHSQSGFAAPVRLLAAGGHASWPEPLETGSHRGSIKAVADGSADWASIDAVTWELAMRHEPAAADLAVFATTPQTPALPLIAGAAFAGQSDAIAGAVEAAIKGLDAGIRDAVLITGLARFKPEDYAPLAAPLPVDKALPTLPR; this is encoded by the coding sequence GTGAGTGGCGCGGCCTCGCTGCCGATGTATGACTGGCCGGAAATCCGTGATGCCACTGACACGCTCTGGACAGCCATTCGCGAGCAGCTGCTGCAGCGGGGCATCGACGCGCCTGTGCAGCTTCAGCGCCCTGCCGACCCGGAGCCGCTGTGGACCGCGCCGGACCTGCTCCTGTCACAGACCTGCGGTTATCCCTATGCCAACCGCCTGAGAGGCAGGGTGATGCTCTTGGGCACGCCTGCCCATGCGGTGACGGGCGCGCGTCCAGGGCATTATTTCAGCGTTCTGATCGCCCACAGAGACAGGCTGCCCGAACATGCGGGTGATCTGGCGGACAGACGCCTGGCCTTCAACATGACCCACTCGCAATCAGGTTTTGCAGCGCCGGTCCGGTTGCTCGCAGCAGGCGGCCATGCATCCTGGCCCGAACCGCTTGAAACCGGCTCGCACCGGGGCTCGATCAAGGCGGTGGCCGATGGCAGCGCCGACTGGGCGTCGATCGATGCGGTCACCTGGGAACTGGCCATGCGCCATGAGCCGGCGGCCGCGGATCTGGCAGTCTTCGCCACCACGCCGCAAACACCGGCGCTGCCGCTGATTGCCGGCGCAGCTTTTGCCGGCCAGTCGGATGCAATTGCCGGAGCGGTCGAGGCCGCCATCAAGGGCCTGGACGCCGGCATCCGCGATGCCGTGCTGATCACCGGGCTGGCACGGTTCAAGCCGGAGGATTACGCGCCGCTCGCTGCGCCGCTGCCGGTAGACAAGGCGTTGCCGACTTTGCCGCGCTAG
- a CDS encoding peptidoglycan -binding protein, which translates to MALARNRRRERSVDYWPGFVDALSTLLLAIMFLLTVFVLAQFFLSREISGRDQVLNRLNSQINELTQLLALERSGKQDLEDTLANLQSSLSEAESDRSRLQELLASGTGASATAQAKIGALSETLDAEKKVSQRALNQVELLNQQISALRTQLAALEDALEVSETKDRETQTKIADLGRRLNVALAQRVQELNRYRSDFFGRLREILSSREDVRVVGDRFVFQSEVLFPSGGSELNPAGQEQMGKLASAIIELAREIPDEINWVLRVDGHTDNVPLSGNGRYADNWELSSARATSVVKYLIAGGVPANRLVAAGFGEFQPIADGDSDEARATNRRIELKLTER; encoded by the coding sequence ATGGCGCTGGCGCGAAACCGGCGGCGGGAACGATCGGTCGATTACTGGCCGGGCTTTGTCGATGCGTTGTCGACCCTGCTGCTGGCCATCATGTTCCTGCTCACCGTGTTCGTGCTGGCGCAGTTCTTCCTGTCGCGCGAAATTTCCGGCCGTGACCAGGTGCTCAACCGGCTCAACAGCCAGATCAATGAATTGACCCAGCTGCTGGCGCTCGAGCGCTCAGGCAAGCAGGACCTCGAAGACACGCTGGCCAATCTGCAGTCGTCGCTTTCCGAAGCTGAATCCGACCGCTCCCGCCTGCAGGAACTCTTGGCCAGCGGCACCGGTGCAAGCGCCACGGCACAAGCCAAGATCGGCGCGCTGTCGGAAACGCTTGATGCCGAAAAGAAGGTCTCGCAGCGGGCGCTCAACCAGGTTGAATTGCTCAACCAGCAGATCTCCGCGCTGAGAACCCAGCTTGCTGCGCTCGAGGATGCGCTGGAGGTGTCCGAAACCAAGGACCGCGAGACCCAGACCAAGATCGCCGATCTGGGCCGCCGTCTGAATGTGGCGCTGGCCCAGCGGGTGCAGGAGCTCAATCGCTACCGGTCCGACTTCTTCGGGCGCCTGCGTGAAATCCTGTCGAGCCGCGAGGATGTTCGGGTGGTGGGTGACCGGTTCGTGTTCCAGTCCGAGGTTCTGTTTCCGTCCGGTGGCAGCGAACTCAACCCGGCCGGGCAGGAACAGATGGGCAAGCTGGCATCTGCAATCATCGAGCTGGCGCGGGAGATTCCCGACGAGATCAACTGGGTGCTGCGCGTCGATGGTCACACCGACAATGTACCTTTGTCGGGCAATGGTCGCTATGCCGACAACTGGGAGCTTTCGAGCGCCCGGGCGACCTCGGTGGTCAAATACCTGATTGCCGGCGGCGTGCCGGCCAATCGCCTGGTGGCGGCAGGTTTCGGAGAATTCCAGCCGATTGCCGACGGCGACAGCGACGAGGCCCGCGCCACCAACCGCCGCATCGAGCTCAAGCTTACCGAGCGCTAG
- a CDS encoding MotA/TolQ/ExbB proton channel family protein has product MAKLTLSGWGISEDGSGADPHKLSSPMVFFWSMMIFLILTGFVAAILYRQIQEAFVANPGLNGLIVGVLGVGVLLVFTHVLRLRPEVRWVNSLRATGDAEKVGRDPVLLAPMRALIGRRQEMALSTSSLRSILDSIATRLDESRDTSRYLIGLLVFLGLLGTFWGLLGTIGSINQVIQSLDPGTGGTEDVLSTLKSGLSAPLDGMGTAFSSSLFGLAGSLVLGFLDLQAGRAQNRFYTELENWLSTMTDLDSGVSIASDGAGATEEIRMLSERMQQLSQDSGMTPRTTAAMASLAEGIQGLVKNMRNEQQMLRDWIEAQQVESRRMRETLDKLADKIGDK; this is encoded by the coding sequence ATGGCAAAATTGACATTGTCTGGATGGGGCATCTCCGAAGACGGCAGCGGAGCTGATCCGCACAAACTGTCCAGCCCGATGGTGTTCTTCTGGAGCATGATGATCTTTCTCATCCTGACCGGATTTGTCGCCGCGATTCTCTACCGCCAGATACAGGAAGCCTTCGTCGCCAATCCGGGTCTCAACGGATTGATCGTCGGCGTGCTCGGGGTCGGGGTGCTGCTGGTCTTCACCCATGTGCTCCGTCTGCGTCCCGAAGTGCGGTGGGTCAATTCGCTGCGCGCCACGGGCGATGCCGAGAAGGTGGGCCGCGATCCGGTACTGCTGGCGCCGATGCGGGCACTGATCGGTCGCCGCCAGGAAATGGCGCTGTCGACCTCGTCGCTGCGCTCCATCCTCGATTCGATCGCGACGCGGCTTGACGAATCCCGCGACACCTCGCGCTACCTGATCGGACTTCTGGTCTTTCTCGGTCTGCTCGGCACCTTCTGGGGCCTGCTTGGCACCATCGGCTCGATCAACCAGGTGATCCAGTCGCTCGATCCGGGGACCGGCGGCACCGAGGATGTGCTTTCGACGCTGAAGAGCGGGTTGTCGGCTCCTCTCGACGGGATGGGTACGGCGTTCTCGTCCTCCCTGTTCGGACTGGCCGGATCGCTGGTGCTCGGCTTTCTCGACCTGCAGGCCGGCCGCGCCCAGAACCGCTTCTACACCGAGCTTGAAAACTGGCTGTCGACGATGACTGACCTTGATTCCGGGGTGTCCATTGCTTCCGATGGTGCGGGTGCGACGGAAGAAATCCGCATGCTGTCGGAGCGGATGCAGCAATTGTCGCAGGATTCGGGCATGACCCCGCGCACCACCGCGGCGATGGCGAGCCTTGCCGAAGGCATTCAGGGGCTGGTCAAGAACATGCGCAACGAACAGCAGATGCTCAGGGACTGGATCGAGGCGCAGCAGGTCGAGTCGCGGCGGATGCGCGAGACGCTGGACAAGCTGGCCGACAAGATCGGGGACAAGTAG
- a CDS encoding inositol monophosphatase family protein yields the protein MARSALLNVMVQSALKAGRSLSRDFGEVQNLQVSLKGPGDFVSQADHKAETILKTELLRARPTYGFMGEESKELIGTDGAHRWIVDPLDGTTNFLHGIPHFAVSIALERNGDIVAGVIYNPATDELYTAERGGGAFLNDRRLRVAGRKALSDAVIGTGVPHLGRGHHGKFLVELRHVMGECAGIRRMGAAALDLAYVAAGRLDGFWEKPLEAWDMAAGLILIREAGGFVSDTAGGTDMFGSRSVAAGNEYILKGLLELVQRPVPGN from the coding sequence ATGGCGCGTTCTGCCCTTCTCAATGTGATGGTACAGTCGGCGCTCAAGGCCGGCCGCTCGCTGTCCCGCGATTTCGGCGAGGTCCAGAACCTCCAGGTCTCGCTCAAGGGACCGGGTGATTTTGTCAGCCAGGCCGATCACAAGGCCGAAACCATCCTGAAGACCGAATTGCTGCGGGCGCGCCCGACCTATGGTTTCATGGGCGAGGAAAGCAAGGAGCTGATCGGCACCGATGGCGCCCATCGCTGGATCGTCGATCCGCTGGATGGCACCACCAATTTTTTGCACGGCATTCCGCATTTCGCGGTTTCGATCGCGCTTGAGCGCAATGGCGACATCGTCGCCGGCGTGATCTACAACCCGGCCACGGATGAGCTCTACACCGCCGAGCGCGGCGGCGGCGCGTTTCTCAATGACCGACGTCTGCGGGTCGCGGGCCGCAAGGCCCTGTCCGATGCGGTAATCGGCACCGGTGTTCCCCATCTCGGACGCGGCCATCACGGCAAGTTCCTGGTCGAGTTGCGCCATGTCATGGGTGAATGTGCCGGCATCCGGCGGATGGGGGCTGCAGCCCTGGATCTGGCCTATGTTGCGGCCGGCCGGCTTGACGGATTCTGGGAAAAGCCGCTCGAGGCCTGGGATATGGCTGCCGGCCTTATCCTGATCCGCGAAGCGGGCGGGTTCGTCTCCGATACGGCCGGCGGAACCGACATGTTCGGCTCCAGATCGGTCGCGGCGGGCAATGAATATATTCTCAAGGGCCTGCTCGAACTGGTGCAGCGGCCCGTTCCGGGCAACTGA